One Natrinema marinum genomic window carries:
- the acnA gene encoding aconitate hydratase AcnA — translation MASDTFPEAIREFEHDGETYKMADLTVLEEQGLCDLEKLPVSIRILLESVLRNADGETIDEDAVRAAASWEPDVPDAEVPFTVSRVVLQDLTGVPAVVDLAALRSAAERKGVDPTVVEPEVPCDLVIDHSVQVDYFGSGDAYEKNVEIEYERNEERYRSIKWAQQAFDGFNVVPPGTGIVHQVNLEHLGRVVHEREVDGEQWLVPDTLVGTDSHTPMIGGIGVVGWGVGGIEAEAALLGQPINMSLPEVVGVRLSGGLPDGATATDLVLHITEKLREVGVVDKFVEFYGPGVSELSVADRATISNMAPEQGSTISMFPVDEKTLEYLELTGRDEDHVELVREYLEAQGLFGEQEPEYTEVVEFDLDDVEPSLAGHKKPHQRIPMGDLDEHFPSLLEEQGVIGPGGEPAIGDGSGASTADATDAGPGLPLDEKVPVELEDGTEVEIGHGDVLVSAITSCTNTSNPSVMVGAGLLARNAAERGLEVPDYVKTSLAPGSRVVTEYLERAELLDDLEELGYHVVGYGCTTCIGNSGPLPEPIENAIDEHDLWTTSVLSGNRNFEARIHPKIKANYLASPPLVVAYGLAGRMDIDLENEPIGTDDDGEEVYLEDIWPDTEEIRETIHDSVSPEMFEEKYASVYEGDERWEALDAPTGEVYDWDDESTYIREPPFFQDFPLEEPGVGNVEDARALLTLGDTVTTDHISPAGLFSEDLPAGQWLKERGVEPHEFNTYGSRRGNHEVMMRGTFANVRIKNEMLDGKEGGYTIHHPTDEETTVFEASERYRAEDTPLIVMAGEELGTGSSRDWAAKGTDLLGIRATIGKSYERIYRDNLIGMGVLPLQFDDGEGWEELGLEGDEYFEIEGLEDGLEPNAELTVTAEDDDGNVTEFDVTAQVGTPMAVEYVENGGVLHLVLRRLLTEELDA, via the coding sequence CCTCGTGGGAGCCCGACGTGCCGGACGCCGAGGTGCCGTTTACGGTCTCGCGGGTCGTCCTGCAGGACCTGACCGGCGTCCCGGCGGTCGTCGACCTCGCGGCGTTGCGGTCGGCCGCCGAGCGGAAGGGCGTCGACCCAACGGTCGTCGAACCCGAAGTCCCCTGTGACCTTGTGATCGACCACAGCGTGCAGGTCGACTACTTCGGTAGCGGCGACGCATACGAGAAGAACGTCGAGATCGAGTACGAACGCAACGAGGAACGGTACCGCTCGATCAAGTGGGCCCAGCAGGCCTTCGATGGCTTCAACGTCGTTCCGCCGGGAACGGGCATCGTCCACCAAGTCAACCTAGAGCACCTCGGCCGCGTCGTCCACGAGCGAGAGGTCGACGGTGAACAGTGGCTCGTGCCAGACACACTCGTCGGCACCGACAGTCACACCCCCATGATCGGCGGCATCGGCGTCGTCGGCTGGGGCGTCGGCGGCATCGAGGCCGAGGCCGCCTTGCTCGGCCAGCCGATCAACATGTCGCTGCCGGAGGTCGTCGGTGTCCGCCTATCGGGCGGGCTTCCCGACGGCGCGACGGCGACGGACCTCGTGCTTCACATCACCGAGAAGCTCCGCGAGGTCGGCGTCGTCGACAAGTTCGTCGAGTTCTACGGCCCCGGCGTCTCGGAGCTCTCCGTGGCGGACCGGGCGACCATCTCGAACATGGCCCCCGAGCAGGGATCGACTATCAGCATGTTCCCCGTCGACGAGAAGACTCTCGAGTATCTCGAACTCACGGGCCGCGACGAGGACCACGTCGAACTCGTCCGCGAGTACCTCGAGGCACAGGGCCTCTTCGGCGAGCAGGAGCCCGAGTACACCGAGGTCGTCGAGTTCGACCTCGACGACGTCGAACCGAGCCTTGCGGGCCACAAGAAGCCCCACCAGCGCATCCCGATGGGGGATCTCGACGAGCACTTCCCGAGCCTGCTCGAGGAGCAAGGCGTCATCGGTCCCGGCGGCGAGCCGGCGATCGGCGACGGCAGCGGCGCAAGCACGGCGGATGCGACCGACGCCGGACCGGGACTCCCGCTCGACGAGAAGGTTCCCGTCGAACTCGAGGACGGCACCGAAGTCGAGATCGGTCACGGCGACGTGCTCGTCAGCGCGATCACGAGCTGTACGAACACCTCGAACCCGTCGGTGATGGTCGGCGCCGGCCTCCTCGCGCGTAACGCGGCCGAACGGGGTCTCGAGGTGCCCGACTACGTCAAGACCAGCCTCGCGCCCGGCAGCCGCGTCGTCACCGAGTACCTCGAGCGAGCGGAGCTACTCGACGATCTGGAGGAACTGGGCTACCACGTCGTCGGCTACGGCTGTACGACCTGTATCGGGAACTCCGGGCCGCTCCCGGAGCCGATCGAGAACGCCATCGACGAACACGACCTCTGGACGACGAGCGTTCTCTCGGGCAATCGGAACTTCGAGGCCCGCATCCACCCGAAGATCAAGGCTAACTACCTCGCCAGCCCGCCGCTGGTCGTCGCCTACGGCCTCGCGGGGCGGATGGACATCGATCTCGAGAACGAGCCGATCGGCACCGACGACGACGGGGAGGAGGTCTACCTCGAGGACATCTGGCCCGACACCGAGGAGATCCGCGAGACCATCCACGACAGCGTCTCGCCGGAGATGTTCGAGGAGAAGTACGCCAGCGTCTACGAGGGCGACGAGCGCTGGGAGGCCCTCGACGCCCCGACCGGCGAGGTCTACGATTGGGACGACGAGTCGACGTACATCCGCGAGCCGCCGTTCTTCCAGGACTTCCCGCTCGAGGAACCCGGCGTCGGGAACGTCGAGGACGCCCGCGCGTTGCTCACGTTGGGTGATACGGTCACGACCGACCATATCAGCCCAGCCGGCCTCTTCAGCGAGGACCTGCCCGCCGGCCAGTGGCTGAAAGAGCGCGGCGTCGAACCCCACGAGTTCAACACCTACGGCTCGCGACGGGGCAACCACGAGGTCATGATGCGGGGCACCTTCGCGAACGTCCGCATCAAAAACGAGATGTTAGACGGTAAGGAGGGCGGCTACACCATCCACCACCCGACCGACGAGGAGACCACCGTCTTCGAGGCCAGCGAGCGCTACCGCGCCGAGGACACGCCGCTGATCGTCATGGCCGGCGAGGAGCTCGGCACCGGCTCGAGTCGCGACTGGGCGGCCAAGGGGACCGACCTGCTCGGCATCCGCGCGACCATCGGGAAGAGCTACGAGCGGATCTACCGCGACAACCTCATCGGCATGGGCGTCCTGCCGCTGCAGTTCGACGACGGCGAGGGCTGGGAGGAACTCGGCCTCGAGGGCGACGAGTACTTCGAGATCGAGGGTCTCGAGGACGGCCTCGAGCCGAACGCCGAACTGACCGTCACCGCGGAAGACGACGACGGCAACGTGACCGAGTTCGACGTGACCGCACAGGTCGGCACGCCGATGGCGGTCGAGTACGTCGAGAACGGCGGCGTCCTCCACCTCGTGTTGCGCCGACTGCTCACCGAGGAGCTGGACGCGTAG